From a single Mesorhizobium shangrilense genomic region:
- a CDS encoding TetR/AcrR family transcriptional regulator, producing MGNLEKQRGGRPRAFDPDRALDAAMHLFWEHGYEATSLAMLREAMGLTPPQIYNAFTDKETLFRKALTRYHETEIGFALDALSAPVPTGEAIRRLLLGAAEAYSRPGKPGGCLFVSGALAASPQAQAIADELRTYRKASEAAIAERLAKGCVMGDLPEGFSVEGFAKYLAGVMNGMSIQARDGASAEELRALAQTALAALPDEGQNLGA from the coding sequence ATGGGTAATTTGGAAAAGCAACGCGGCGGCCGTCCGCGCGCATTCGATCCCGACCGGGCGCTGGATGCCGCGATGCATCTGTTCTGGGAACATGGCTACGAGGCGACGTCGCTGGCTATGTTGCGCGAGGCGATGGGGCTGACGCCGCCGCAGATCTACAACGCCTTCACCGACAAGGAGACGCTGTTTCGCAAGGCACTGACGCGCTATCACGAGACGGAGATCGGGTTTGCGCTGGATGCGTTGAGCGCGCCGGTGCCGACCGGGGAGGCGATCCGGCGGTTGCTGCTCGGCGCGGCGGAGGCTTATTCCAGGCCCGGCAAGCCCGGCGGCTGCCTGTTCGTCAGCGGCGCGCTGGCAGCCTCACCGCAGGCGCAAGCCATTGCCGATGAACTCAGGACCTATCGCAAGGCAAGCGAAGCTGCGATCGCGGAGCGACTGGCCAAGGGGTGCGTGATGGGTGACCTGCCCGAAGGTTTTTCCGTGGAGGGTTTTGCCAAATACCTGGCTGGGGTCATGAACGGCATGTCGATCCAGGCGCGGGATGGCGCCTCGGCCGAAGAGTTGCGCGCTTTGGCCCAAACCGCTCTTGCGGCCTTGCCGGACGAAGGGCAAAACTTGGGAGCATGA
- a CDS encoding MOSC domain-containing protein: protein MLDLFPEAEQPVEIIPARKLSARAAVLYVAPFDDFQTRPVDELRLGFDGIAGDFHAGPTRRSGGREPWYPRGTEMRNERQLSIVAADELAVVAERMGLTEIKPEWIGANILIEGVPHLSMLPAGSMLFFKGGVTIKVDAQNGPCRLSGRSIAQNTGMADVEAGALMFPKAAKRLRGLVAWVEKPGTIKAGEEMSVRVPEQWIYRA from the coding sequence ATGCTGGATCTTTTCCCCGAGGCCGAACAGCCGGTCGAAATCATCCCGGCCCGGAAACTTTCCGCCCGAGCGGCCGTGCTCTATGTCGCGCCATTCGATGATTTCCAGACGCGACCGGTGGATGAATTGCGGTTGGGCTTCGACGGCATTGCCGGCGATTTCCATGCAGGGCCAACGCGGCGCTCGGGCGGCCGCGAACCCTGGTATCCGCGCGGCACCGAGATGCGCAATGAGCGGCAATTGTCGATCGTGGCGGCGGACGAACTGGCTGTTGTGGCCGAGCGGATGGGGCTGACCGAGATCAAGCCGGAATGGATCGGCGCCAACATACTCATCGAAGGCGTGCCGCATCTGTCGATGCTGCCGGCCGGTTCGATGCTGTTCTTCAAAGGCGGCGTAACCATCAAGGTCGATGCACAGAACGGGCCGTGCCGGCTCTCCGGGCGTTCGATCGCCCAAAACACGGGTATGGCAGACGTCGAAGCCGGCGCGCTGATGTTCCCGAAAGCAGCCAAGCGGTTGCGGGGCTTGGTCGCCTGGGTTGAGAAGCCCGGCACGATCAAGGCCGGGGAGGAGATGTCGGTGCGGGTGCCCGAGCAGTGGATTTACCGCGCCTGA
- a CDS encoding SDR family oxidoreductase gives MTNKVWFITGSSKGFGRVWAEAALARGDRVAATARDARTLSDLVEKYGDHVAAIKLDVTDKKSVETAIAEARKRFGRLDVVINNAGYGHFGAVEEVSEQEARDQIETNLFGALWVTQAALPIMRAQRSGHIIQVSSIGGVNAFPSLGLYHASKWALEGFSQALSLEVAEFGVHVTLVEPGGFSTDWSGPSAKVSKAIAAYEPARAAMAERRKRSVAGDPEATGPAMLAIVDAAEPPLRVFFGDGGLPMIKQEYANRIALWEKWDHVSDMAQGANKNRKA, from the coding sequence ATGACAAACAAGGTTTGGTTCATCACCGGATCGTCGAAGGGTTTTGGCCGCGTCTGGGCCGAAGCGGCACTGGCTCGCGGCGACCGGGTCGCGGCGACAGCCCGCGATGCCCGCACACTTTCCGATCTCGTCGAAAAATATGGCGACCATGTCGCCGCGATAAAACTCGACGTCACCGACAAGAAATCCGTCGAAACAGCCATTGCCGAGGCGCGCAAGCGTTTTGGCCGGTTGGACGTCGTCATCAACAATGCCGGCTACGGCCATTTTGGCGCCGTCGAGGAAGTCAGCGAACAGGAAGCCCGCGACCAGATCGAGACCAATCTGTTCGGCGCCCTGTGGGTCACGCAGGCCGCCCTGCCGATCATGCGGGCGCAGCGTTCCGGCCACATCATCCAGGTCTCGTCGATCGGCGGCGTCAACGCCTTCCCCTCGCTCGGCCTCTACCATGCCTCGAAATGGGCGCTGGAAGGTTTCAGCCAGGCGCTCAGTCTCGAGGTCGCGGAATTCGGCGTCCATGTCACGCTGGTCGAGCCCGGCGGCTTCTCCACTGACTGGTCAGGTCCGTCGGCCAAGGTCTCCAAGGCGATCGCCGCCTATGAGCCGGCCCGCGCTGCCATGGCCGAACGCCGCAAGCGCTCGGTGGCGGGCGATCCCGAGGCCACCGGTCCGGCGATGCTGGCCATCGTCGATGCCGCCGAGCCGCCGCTGCGCGTGTTCTTCGGCGATGGCGGCCTGCCGATGATCAAACAGGAATACGCCAACCGCATCGCGCTCTGGGAAAAGTGGGACCACGTGTCCGACATGGCGCAGGGCGCCAACAAGAACCGCAAGGCCTGA
- a CDS encoding D-amino acid aminotransferase codes for MSNTVDPQARSLPSVSDRHIDPHAYPNGIAFLDGQYLPMSQAKISVLDWGFLHSDATYDTVHVWDGRFFRLDLHLDRFFGGLEKLRMTIPFDRDGVAEILHSCVALSGHRAAYVEMLCTRGASPTFSRDPRQAINRFMAFAVPFGSVANADQLQRGLRVAISDKVRISPASIDPAIKNYHWLDLVRGLYDAYDRGAETALILDFNGNVAEGPGFNVFCVKDGKLSTPAIGVLPGITRRTVFDLCAEVGLTAIAADVSVAALRTADEVFITSTAGGIMPVTEIDGAPVADGKVGPITSRLMALYWEKHDDPAWSSPVRYA; via the coding sequence ATGAGCAACACCGTCGATCCGCAAGCCCGATCGCTGCCGTCCGTCTCTGACCGCCACATCGACCCGCATGCCTATCCCAATGGCATCGCCTTCCTCGACGGCCAGTACCTGCCGATGTCGCAAGCCAAGATCTCGGTGCTGGACTGGGGCTTTCTGCATTCGGACGCCACCTACGACACGGTTCATGTCTGGGATGGCCGCTTCTTTCGCCTCGACCTGCATCTCGACCGCTTCTTTGGTGGTCTGGAAAAACTGCGCATGACCATCCCCTTCGACCGCGACGGCGTGGCCGAAATCCTGCACAGTTGCGTGGCGCTGTCCGGCCATCGCGCCGCCTATGTCGAGATGCTGTGCACGCGCGGCGCCTCGCCGACCTTCAGCCGTGACCCGCGCCAGGCGATCAACCGCTTCATGGCGTTCGCCGTGCCGTTCGGCTCAGTCGCCAACGCCGATCAGTTGCAGCGCGGCTTGCGCGTCGCCATCAGCGACAAGGTGCGTATCTCGCCAGCGTCGATCGACCCGGCGATCAAGAACTATCACTGGCTCGATCTGGTGCGTGGTCTCTACGATGCCTATGACCGTGGCGCCGAAACGGCTCTGATCCTCGATTTCAACGGCAATGTCGCCGAGGGTCCGGGCTTCAATGTATTTTGTGTCAAGGACGGAAAACTGTCGACGCCCGCCATCGGCGTCCTGCCCGGCATCACAAGGCGCACTGTCTTCGATCTCTGCGCTGAGGTGGGTCTCACCGCCATCGCCGCCGATGTCAGCGTTGCAGCACTTCGCACGGCCGACGAGGTCTTCATCACCTCGACCGCCGGCGGCATCATGCCGGTGACGGAGATTGACGGTGCCCCTGTCGCGGACGGCAAGGTCGGGCCTATCACCAGCCGATTGATGGCGCTCTACTGGGAAAAGCACGACGATCCGGCCTGGTCGAGCCCGGTGCGCTATGCCTGA
- a CDS encoding DUF2293 domain-containing protein gives MSAPTGRRRAIAKALTALLPLAPYADMEKIRADAGSVHMKTLPTTIAVWLATIAHIRHVHTDYEKLLSEGYDRDSARFFVIEQTNIVLTRWRATRLLDADEEE, from the coding sequence ATGAGCGCGCCGACCGGCCGACGCCGCGCCATCGCCAAGGCGCTGACCGCATTGCTGCCGCTCGCGCCCTATGCCGACATGGAAAAGATCCGTGCGGATGCCGGCTCCGTCCACATGAAGACCTTGCCGACGACGATCGCGGTCTGGCTGGCGACGATCGCCCATATCCGCCATGTCCATACCGACTACGAAAAGCTGCTGAGCGAGGGCTATGACCGCGACTCCGCCCGTTTCTTCGTCATCGAGCAGACCAACATCGTGCTCACCCGCTGGCGCGCGACGCGCCTGCTCGATGCCGACGAGGAGGAATGA
- the tsaA gene encoding tRNA (N6-threonylcarbamoyladenosine(37)-N6)-methyltransferase TrmO, producing MFEMRGGEKLLEADPATLPPDGHIVFIGRITSPWTTREDCPKNMRTAAETGQPAQITIDAPYREGLAGLERASHVIILSWLHHAPRNLIVQKPRHAAEAKGVFGLRSPARPNPIGLHVARLVAVDVATGRIELNAIDALDGTPIIDIKPYFASVDAVPEATVTGRDER from the coding sequence ATGTTCGAGATGCGCGGCGGCGAAAAGCTTCTGGAAGCCGACCCAGCAACGTTGCCACCCGACGGCCACATCGTCTTCATCGGCCGCATCACCTCGCCATGGACGACGCGGGAGGATTGCCCGAAGAACATGAGGACGGCGGCCGAGACCGGGCAGCCCGCGCAGATAACAATCGATGCGCCCTACCGCGAGGGCCTGGCTGGGCTGGAGCGTGCCAGCCACGTCATCATCCTGTCATGGCTGCACCACGCGCCACGGAATCTGATTGTCCAGAAACCCCGCCATGCCGCTGAAGCGAAAGGCGTATTCGGATTGCGCTCCCCTGCCCGGCCCAACCCGATCGGGCTGCACGTCGCCAGGCTTGTCGCCGTCGATGTCGCGACCGGGCGCATCGAACTCAATGCCATCGACGCACTCGACGGCACGCCGATCATCGACATCAAACCCTATTTCGCCTCCGTCGACGCTGTTCCAGAGGCGACGGTAACCGGCAGGGACGAACGATGA